Below is a genomic region from Virgibacillus dokdonensis.
TATACACGAAAGCGCAAAACCATTTACAGCAAGCTATAGATCTAGGATTAAAGGAAGCAGATGTTTATTATTTATTAGGGATGACATTTCAACAACAGGGTTATCACAAACTAGCATTACCATATTTATTGCGAGCTGCTGAACTGAATACAAATGAAGAAGAATTCCTGTTCCAATATGGATTAAGTCTTGCACAATGTGAGCATGTAAAAGAAGCGGAGGAAATCTTTCACAAAGTTCTTCAGTTGAATCAGAATCATAGCGATGCATATTATAATTTAGGAGTCATAGCTTTATTTAGAGAAGAGGCAGAAAGAGCATTAAACTACTTTGAGGAAGCATTGCGCATTCAGCCTGACCATATTTTAGCTGCCAACGGTCGTAAGAATGTACAACCCTACCTTCATGAATCATAGGAAGAAGATGGAGTGTTTTGGATGGAACAAATAAAACAGCCAGCAGAAAATGAAAGCTATATTCGTGGCGAACTCCTTCACTTAATTTTTACAAACGAAGTGGAGCATTTTTCAATTGCTAAAATTAAGGTGTTAGATACAAACGAAACACTTGAAGAGAAAACAATTGTTATAAAGGGTTATTTTTATAATCTGCAGCCGGAAACTAGCTATTATTTTTTTGGGGTATTTGATAAACATCCGCGATTTGGCACTCAGTATAAAGTAACTTCATATAAAACATTTATTCCAGAGACGAAGGATGGTTTAGTAGCCTATTTATCCAGTGATCTATTCTATGGCATTGGCAAAAAAACAGCTGCCAAGATTGTGGATCAATTAGGTGAGAATGCAATTTCTAAAATTATTGATGATCCTGAAGCATTGTATGCTATATCTGGACTGAAGAAGAAAGCAGCCGATCAATTACGTGTTACTTTACAAGAAAATCAAGGCTTTGAACATGTTGCTATCTATTTAGCACAATATAATATTGGCTTGAAAATGGCACAAAAAATCTATCAAAACTATAAAGATGAAGCAGTTCAATTATTAGAAGCAGACCCGTATCAGTTTGTGTTCGATATTGATGGGTTTGGCTTTCGAACTGCTGATGAAATAGCTAGACAAATGGGGCTTCCAGCTACTCACCCGACTCGTATAGGAGCAGGTTGCATCTATGTTTTGCAAACTTCTATTCAGGAGGGGCATGTTTATTTGCCAATGGATGTTTGCATTTCATCTATTTGTTCGCTATTAAATACGAAAGAATTAACGGAAGCAATGGTAGTAGAAACTTTAACAGCTTTAAATAAAGATAAACAAGTAATTCTCCAAGATGGCAATGTCTACTTACCTTCTCTCTACTATGCTGAGGATGGATTTAGTTCTCATTTAAAACGCATTTTACAAAAGCCAATCGAGCATCAAACGCCGATAGCTGAGCTTATGAAAATCATTGGCAGTATTGAAGAAGAAGAAATTTTATCCTATGGAAAAGAACAGTTTACAGCGATCAACCAAGCTATTCATGCAAAGGTTATGATTCTAACAGGCGGTCCAGGAACAGGTAAAACGACCGTTATTAAAGGTATTCTAAAAGCGTATGCCAATATTCATGAGCTATCTTTACAGCCAAAAGATTACGAATATAAAAGTGACTTTCCATTCATCTTAACTGCACCAACAGGAAGAGCTGCAAAACGATTAAATGAATCTACTGGGCTACCAGCAATGACTGTACACCGCTTATTAGGATGGGATGGAAACCAAACTTTTGAAAAAAATGAGCATGAACAACTAAGTGGTAAATTTATTATTATAGATGAATTTTCTATGGTAGATATTTGGTTAGCTAATCATCTTTTTAAAGCTATCCCAGATGATATGCAAGTATTAATTGTAGGGGATGAAGACCAATTGCCTTCTGTTGGACCAGGGCAAGTGTTAGCAGACTTGCTAAGTACAAATAGAATACCATTTGTGAGGCTGACGGAAGTATATCGACAAAAAGAAGGCTCAAAAATTATTCAACTCGCTCACGAAATAAAAAAAGATGAGCCAATAAACTTAGGAAAAGATCATGATTTTAACTTTATCCAATGCGGAACAACACAAATGGGACATGTAATTACTAAAATATTTACGAAAGCTTTGGAGAAAGGATTTGAAACGAAAGATATTCAAGTTCTTGCCCCTATGTACCGTTCAGAAGCTGGAATTACTAAATTAAATCAAGAGCTTCAACAAGTAATTAATCCAAAGACAAACCAGAAAAGAGAAGTTCGCACACAAGAAGCAATCTTTCGAACAGGTGATAAGGTTATACAGCTTGTTAACCAGCCTGATGATGGCGTATATAATGGAGATATTGGAGAAGTAGTCGCTATTTTTCGAGAAGAAGAGAACACGGAACAAGAAGAACAGCTTGTCATTGCCTATGAAGATCGTGAAGTTGTTTATGAGCGGAAAGACTACCGTAATATTATGCTGGCATATTGTATTTCCATTCATAAATCACAAGGTAGTGAATTTCCTATTGTCATCATGCCTGTTGCTTGGGCATACCAACGCATGCTGAGAAAGAATCTATTATATACCGCAATAACAAGAAGTAAACAATCATTAATTATTTGTGGTGAGCAAGAAGCTTTTTTATACGGTGTAGCGACAAAGAAT
It encodes:
- the recD2 gene encoding SF1B family DNA helicase RecD2 gives rise to the protein MEQIKQPAENESYIRGELLHLIFTNEVEHFSIAKIKVLDTNETLEEKTIVIKGYFYNLQPETSYYFFGVFDKHPRFGTQYKVTSYKTFIPETKDGLVAYLSSDLFYGIGKKTAAKIVDQLGENAISKIIDDPEALYAISGLKKKAADQLRVTLQENQGFEHVAIYLAQYNIGLKMAQKIYQNYKDEAVQLLEADPYQFVFDIDGFGFRTADEIARQMGLPATHPTRIGAGCIYVLQTSIQEGHVYLPMDVCISSICSLLNTKELTEAMVVETLTALNKDKQVILQDGNVYLPSLYYAEDGFSSHLKRILQKPIEHQTPIAELMKIIGSIEEEEILSYGKEQFTAINQAIHAKVMILTGGPGTGKTTVIKGILKAYANIHELSLQPKDYEYKSDFPFILTAPTGRAAKRLNESTGLPAMTVHRLLGWDGNQTFEKNEHEQLSGKFIIIDEFSMVDIWLANHLFKAIPDDMQVLIVGDEDQLPSVGPGQVLADLLSTNRIPFVRLTEVYRQKEGSKIIQLAHEIKKDEPINLGKDHDFNFIQCGTTQMGHVITKIFTKALEKGFETKDIQVLAPMYRSEAGITKLNQELQQVINPKTNQKREVRTQEAIFRTGDKVIQLVNQPDDGVYNGDIGEVVAIFREEENTEQEEQLVIAYEDREVVYERKDYRNIMLAYCISIHKSQGSEFPIVIMPVAWAYQRMLRKNLLYTAITRSKQSLIICGEQEAFLYGVATKNKSHRYTTLTQLLMEKLTVLYESNIHANLEENDSNLSPYDFM
- a CDS encoding tetratricopeptide repeat protein, with amino-acid sequence MENKLKLAIKAMQNNELEEAASLFAEIIEEYPDDPVGYTNFGNLLLHMQDTERAQRFFAKAIELDPHAATAHYGLGNLFYEQSLYTKAQNHLQQAIDLGLKEADVYYLLGMTFQQQGYHKLALPYLLRAAELNTNEEEFLFQYGLSLAQCEHVKEAEEIFHKVLQLNQNHSDAYYNLGVIALFREEAERALNYFEEALRIQPDHILAANGRKNVQPYLHES